A single Thermaerobacter sp. FW80 DNA region contains:
- the lipA gene encoding lipoyl synthase: MDAMNRHAEAGLHGHEGARPPIDGRPVDGLRPAVVQPGVAAEHRDDPALRDAATARAAGGDRPPSAPPAGRRPDWLKVRLAQGPNYNRLKRLLRGMDLHTVCEEARCPNIYECFENLTATFMILGNICTRACRFCAVTTGRPTELDWAEPERVAAAVERLGLRHVVVTSVARDDLRDGGAIIFAETIRAIRRRCPDTAVEVLIPDFNGDWDALQVVLDAEPDILNHNVETVRRLSDKVRSRAKYDRSLALLAESKRRAPHIKTKSGLMLGLGETWEEILETLRDLRAHRVDIVTIGQYLRPTRDPIHLPVERYYHPDEFAELKRIGLAMGFSHVESGPLVRSSYHAHEQADRARARAADAESAGAGVPAAGAAAALPGAAGGAGRT, translated from the coding sequence ATGGACGCGATGAACCGCCACGCGGAAGCAGGTCTTCACGGCCATGAGGGAGCGAGGCCGCCCATCGACGGCCGGCCTGTCGACGGTCTCCGTCCGGCCGTGGTGCAGCCCGGCGTCGCCGCGGAGCACCGGGACGATCCCGCGCTCCGTGACGCCGCCACGGCGCGCGCCGCGGGCGGGGACCGGCCCCCCAGCGCCCCCCCGGCGGGACGACGTCCCGACTGGCTCAAGGTCCGCCTCGCCCAGGGCCCCAACTACAACCGGCTCAAGCGCCTGCTCCGCGGCATGGACCTCCACACCGTCTGCGAAGAGGCCCGCTGTCCCAACATCTACGAGTGCTTCGAGAACCTGACGGCCACCTTCATGATCCTGGGGAACATCTGCACGCGGGCGTGCCGCTTCTGCGCGGTCACCACCGGCCGGCCGACGGAGCTGGACTGGGCGGAGCCGGAGCGGGTCGCCGCCGCCGTCGAACGCCTCGGCCTGCGGCACGTGGTGGTCACCTCGGTGGCCCGGGACGATCTGCGCGACGGGGGCGCGATCATCTTCGCCGAGACGATCCGCGCCATCCGGAGGCGGTGCCCGGATACGGCCGTCGAGGTGTTGATCCCCGACTTCAACGGCGACTGGGACGCGCTCCAGGTGGTGCTGGACGCGGAGCCGGACATCCTCAACCACAACGTCGAGACGGTGCGGCGCCTGTCCGACAAGGTCCGGTCCCGGGCCAAGTACGACCGCTCCCTGGCCCTGTTGGCGGAATCCAAGCGGCGAGCGCCCCACATCAAGACCAAGTCGGGGCTGATGCTGGGCCTGGGGGAGACCTGGGAGGAGATCCTGGAGACGCTGCGCGACCTGCGGGCGCACCGGGTCGACATCGTGACCATCGGCCAGTATCTGCGTCCCACGCGGGATCCCATCCACCTGCCGGTGGAGCGCTACTATCACCCGGACGAGTTCGCGGAGCTCAAGCGCATCGGGCTGGCCATGGGCTTCTCCCACGTGGAGTCCGGCCCGCTGGTGCGCAGCTCCTACCACGCCCACGAGCAAGCCGACCGCGCCAGGGCGCGAGCGGCGGATGCGGAGTCCGCCGGCGCGGGGGTGCCGGCCGCGGGAGCGGCCGCCGCCCTGCCGGGGGCCGCGGGAGGCGCGGGCAGAACATGA
- a CDS encoding MBL fold metallo-hydrolase, whose translation MQEAMQRSRKEPFRIQAYPLGPVQANGYVLLDDVHRVAVFVDAPHDPEPMLRAAEGYRVAAVLLTHAHFDHIGGLRTIKQATGAPVWIHRNEADWLGDPERNLSVWLEPVVAPPADHLLDGGERLVFGGIELEVRFAPGHSPGHVVYVGPGVVLAGDTLFAGSIGRTDLPGGDLPTLLESIRRELLTLPGETRVLPGHGPETRIATERASNPFLREGALPAEP comes from the coding sequence ATGCAGGAAGCGATGCAGCGATCACGGAAGGAGCCCTTTCGCATCCAGGCGTATCCGCTCGGCCCGGTGCAGGCCAACGGCTACGTGTTGCTGGACGACGTCCACCGCGTCGCGGTGTTCGTCGACGCCCCCCACGATCCCGAGCCCATGTTGCGGGCGGCCGAGGGCTACCGGGTGGCGGCCGTACTGCTGACCCACGCCCACTTCGACCACATCGGCGGCCTGCGGACGATCAAGCAGGCGACTGGGGCGCCGGTGTGGATCCACCGCAACGAAGCCGACTGGCTGGGCGACCCGGAGCGGAATCTCTCGGTGTGGCTGGAGCCGGTGGTGGCGCCGCCGGCCGACCACCTGCTGGACGGCGGCGAGCGGCTGGTCTTTGGCGGGATCGAGCTCGAGGTCCGCTTCGCTCCCGGCCACAGTCCGGGCCACGTGGTCTACGTCGGTCCGGGCGTGGTCCTGGCGGGCGACACCCTGTTCGCCGGCAGCATCGGCCGCACGGACCTCCCCGGCGGCGACCTGCCCACGCTGCTGGAGAGCATCCGCCGGGAGCTCCTGACGCTGCCCGGCGAGACCCGGGTCCTCCCCGGCCACGGACCGGAGACCCGCATCGCGACGGAGCGGGCCTCAAACCCCTTCCTCCGGGAAGGCGCCTTGCCGGCGGAACCCTAA
- a CDS encoding TerC family protein, which translates to MGFLLFNLLVVALILFDLGLGRRQQTPTARQAITRTLFYVALAVGFGLWLGSARGSTAMAEYFAGYLVEYALSMDNIFVFIAIFSFFAVPDAMRPRVLLWGVLGALIMRGLMIWGGAALLERFHWLLYVFGVVLIFTGIRFLRQKEEEGASLERNPVLRLVRRLLPVTEEYHGSRFFVRRDGRLWATPLFVVLVLIETTDLMFALDSIPAIFGITRDPFIVYTANVFAIIGLRSLFFVFNAILPLIRYLKYGLAVTLVFIGTKMLLIDVVHLAPTTSLGILALILGTSVIASVLFPGREPAEAAGEPKDKA; encoded by the coding sequence GTGGGCTTCCTGCTGTTCAACCTGCTGGTGGTGGCGCTCATCCTGTTCGACCTGGGCTTGGGTCGGCGACAGCAGACCCCCACCGCCCGGCAGGCGATCACGCGCACCCTGTTCTACGTCGCCCTGGCGGTGGGGTTCGGTCTCTGGCTCGGATCCGCTCGGGGCAGCACCGCGATGGCGGAGTACTTCGCCGGCTACCTGGTGGAGTACGCCTTGAGCATGGACAACATCTTCGTGTTCATCGCCATCTTCTCGTTCTTCGCCGTGCCCGACGCGATGCGGCCGCGGGTGCTGCTGTGGGGCGTGCTGGGCGCCCTGATCATGCGCGGCCTGATGATCTGGGGCGGGGCCGCGCTGCTCGAGCGATTCCACTGGCTGCTGTACGTGTTCGGCGTGGTGCTCATCTTCACCGGCATCCGGTTCCTCCGCCAGAAGGAGGAGGAAGGCGCGTCGCTGGAGCGCAACCCGGTGCTGCGGCTGGTCCGCCGCCTGCTGCCGGTCACGGAGGAGTACCACGGAAGCCGGTTCTTCGTCCGGCGCGACGGTCGGCTGTGGGCGACGCCGCTGTTCGTCGTGCTGGTGCTGATCGAGACCACGGACCTGATGTTCGCGCTGGATTCGATCCCCGCCATCTTCGGCATCACCCGCGACCCGTTCATCGTCTACACCGCCAACGTGTTCGCCATCATCGGGCTGCGGTCGCTGTTCTTCGTCTTCAACGCGATCCTGCCCCTGATCCGCTATCTGAAGTACGGCCTGGCGGTGACCCTGGTGTTCATCGGCACGAAGATGCTGCTGATCGACGTGGTCCATCTGGCGCCGACCACCTCCCTGGGCATCCTTGCCCTGATCCTGGGCACCTCGGTGATCGCGTCGGTGCTGTTCCCCGGGCGCGAGCCCGCCGAGGCGGCCGGAGAGCCCAAGGACAAGGCGTGA
- a CDS encoding dCMP deaminase family protein: MVHGEPKGQPAGGSSSPSTTSTTSSSCAGQGAGVEGERPTWDAYFMELAAVVAKRSTCPRRHVGAVLVRDRRILATGYNGAPPGFPHCTDVGCLMQDGHCVRTIHAEANAILQAALHGVTVRGSTLYTTATPCLHCAKLLIGAGVVRVVYRDWYPDPRAVEFLQTAGIPLERCRAGAPS; encoded by the coding sequence GTGGTCCACGGCGAGCCGAAGGGGCAACCCGCAGGCGGATCCTCGTCGCCGTCGACGACGTCGACGACGTCGTCGTCCTGTGCGGGGCAGGGAGCCGGCGTCGAGGGGGAGCGCCCCACCTGGGACGCCTACTTCATGGAGTTGGCCGCGGTGGTGGCCAAGCGCTCCACCTGTCCGCGGCGCCACGTGGGGGCCGTGCTGGTGCGGGATCGCCGGATCCTGGCGACGGGGTACAACGGGGCGCCGCCGGGGTTCCCGCACTGCACCGACGTGGGCTGCTTGATGCAGGACGGGCATTGCGTGCGGACCATCCACGCCGAGGCCAACGCCATCCTCCAGGCCGCGCTCCACGGCGTCACGGTGCGGGGCAGCACCCTGTACACCACCGCGACGCCGTGCCTGCACTGCGCCAAGCTGTTGATCGGCGCCGGGGTGGTGCGCGTGGTGTACCGCGACTGGTATCCCGACCCGCGGGCGGTGGAGTTCCTGCAGACGGCGGGGATCCCGCTCGAGCGATGCCGCGCGGGCGCACCCTCCTGA
- a CDS encoding DUF421 domain-containing protein, whose product MPETLLVVIRSILAFVWLFFLTRFVGRKQVSQLTFTEYVVGITIGSIAAQASTDPQNRFLDGVVGAAIWAAAAVALAYLQQSSNVARKFIEGEPVVLVARGQVQEKGLRQARLSVAELMELLREKEVFDLKQVDWALMETNGEITVLRKPEYEPLTPKTAGVTTPSRPTFPYVVIADGQVLPNSLRAAGKDRAWLEQELLRHGVDDPRQVMLAQVIGDQLYVDLRQDTQQVVQPSSREALGADLEALQADFTSWALETDDPDARRLYEEYARKTAALRKELDALVR is encoded by the coding sequence GTGCCTGAGACGCTGCTGGTCGTCATCCGCTCCATCCTGGCCTTCGTCTGGCTCTTCTTCCTGACCCGCTTCGTCGGGCGCAAGCAGGTCTCCCAGCTGACCTTCACCGAGTACGTGGTCGGCATCACCATCGGCTCCATCGCCGCCCAGGCGTCCACCGACCCGCAGAACCGCTTCCTGGACGGCGTGGTGGGCGCCGCGATCTGGGCGGCGGCGGCGGTGGCGCTGGCCTACCTGCAGCAGTCCAGCAACGTCGCGCGCAAGTTCATCGAGGGCGAGCCGGTGGTGCTAGTGGCCCGCGGGCAGGTCCAGGAGAAGGGGCTGCGGCAGGCCCGGCTCTCGGTGGCCGAGCTGATGGAGCTGCTCCGCGAGAAGGAGGTCTTCGACCTGAAGCAGGTGGACTGGGCGCTGATGGAGACCAACGGCGAGATCACCGTGCTCAGGAAGCCGGAGTACGAGCCGCTAACGCCGAAGACCGCGGGCGTCACGACCCCGTCGCGGCCCACCTTCCCCTACGTGGTCATCGCCGACGGGCAGGTTCTTCCCAACTCGTTGCGGGCGGCGGGGAAGGACCGGGCGTGGCTCGAGCAGGAGCTCCTGCGCCACGGGGTGGACGACCCCCGCCAGGTGATGCTGGCCCAGGTGATCGGGGACCAGCTGTACGTGGACTTGCGCCAGGACACGCAGCAGGTCGTCCAGCCCTCGAGCCGCGAGGCGTTGGGCGCGGACCTGGAGGCCCTGCAGGCCGATTTCACCAGCTGGGCCCTGGAGACCGACGACCCCGACGCCCGTCGACTGTACGAGGAGTACGCCCGCAAGACCGCCGCGCTCCGGAAGGAACTGGACGCCCTGGTGCGCTGA
- a CDS encoding serine hydrolase gives MGCAHPSGAAARKPFGVGALALAAAIALAGCGLAPGGGLQGERRAPEGAAKPDRAPGLSATTLPVVDPDSGDTLARLDELLDRAALRPGARQPDYRPLVEKVRSFIATRPQTFGIYFKDLQTGATWGINEREPIHAASTIKVPLVLYVNHQVAAGRARMDDRVVYEPDRDLTGGAGILQRDGFPGKSYSLRVLTNLSITISDNVTTNMLFRHFGKERVGEFMRSLGGEVIFPEGRRISTARDMGLYMEAVLDFARQHPLLGGRMLDDMGHSIFHVGLPGLLPPDVFVAHKEGDVEGVADDVGIVFGRRPFVLAILSKGVEDIDRGFADIARISKIVYDYQEGLGPAH, from the coding sequence GTGGGGTGCGCACACCCTTCAGGGGCGGCCGCGCGCAAACCCTTCGGGGTCGGCGCCCTGGCGCTGGCAGCGGCCATCGCCCTGGCCGGGTGCGGCCTGGCACCAGGGGGCGGGCTGCAGGGTGAGCGCCGCGCACCGGAGGGGGCGGCGAAGCCCGATCGCGCGCCGGGGCTCTCGGCCACCACCCTCCCGGTGGTCGACCCCGACTCCGGGGACACCCTGGCCCGCCTCGACGAGCTGCTGGATCGGGCCGCGCTGCGGCCGGGGGCGCGGCAGCCCGACTACCGCCCGCTGGTGGAGAAGGTCCGGTCCTTCATCGCGACGCGGCCCCAGACCTTCGGCATCTACTTCAAGGACCTGCAGACGGGGGCCACGTGGGGCATCAACGAGCGGGAGCCGATCCACGCGGCGAGCACCATCAAGGTCCCGCTGGTCCTCTACGTGAACCACCAGGTGGCCGCAGGGCGGGCCCGCATGGACGACCGGGTGGTCTACGAGCCCGACCGCGATCTGACGGGCGGCGCCGGGATCCTGCAGCGGGACGGCTTCCCCGGCAAGAGCTACTCGCTCCGGGTGCTCACGAACCTGTCCATCACCATCAGCGACAACGTGACGACCAACATGCTCTTCCGCCACTTCGGCAAGGAGCGGGTCGGCGAGTTCATGCGCAGCCTCGGCGGCGAGGTGATCTTCCCCGAGGGCCGGCGCATCAGCACGGCCCGGGACATGGGCCTCTACATGGAGGCCGTGCTGGACTTCGCGCGCCAGCATCCCCTGCTGGGCGGGCGCATGCTCGACGACATGGGGCACTCCATCTTCCACGTGGGGCTGCCCGGGCTGTTGCCCCCCGACGTGTTCGTCGCCCACAAGGAAGGCGACGTCGAGGGCGTGGCCGACGACGTGGGCATCGTCTTCGGCCGGCGTCCGTTCGTCCTGGCCATCCTCTCCAAGGGCGTCGAGGACATCGACCGCGGCTTCGCCGACATCGCCCGGATCAGCAAGATCGTCTACGACTACCAGGAAGGACTCGGCCCGGCGCACTGA
- the crcB gene encoding fluoride efflux transporter CrcB produces the protein MAWIGVALGGAAGAVVRYGLSQLLAQRMGAFPWATLAINVTGSFILAFLHPWLLSTVAAPALRVAITSGFVGAYTTFSTMTWEALVLVREGQPAVAAVYLGASLALGMLAAWMGWAAALALGARS, from the coding sequence TTGGCGTGGATCGGTGTCGCCCTGGGCGGCGCGGCGGGGGCGGTCGTCCGCTATGGACTCAGCCAGCTGCTCGCCCAACGGATGGGAGCCTTCCCGTGGGCCACGCTGGCGATCAACGTGACGGGGTCGTTCATCCTGGCCTTCTTGCACCCGTGGCTGTTGAGCACGGTGGCCGCGCCGGCCCTGCGGGTGGCGATCACCAGCGGCTTCGTCGGGGCGTACACGACGTTCTCGACGATGACGTGGGAGGCGCTGGTGCTGGTGCGCGAGGGGCAGCCCGCGGTCGCGGCCGTCTACCTCGGGGCCAGCCTGGCCCTGGGCATGCTGGCGGCGTGGATGGGCTGGGCCGCGGCGCTGGCCCTGGGGGCGCGCTCGTGA
- a CDS encoding DUF2203 domain-containing protein produces MPAGGRKFFTPEEATALLPVIRQRLLRLRRLYQKARQSYREMEQIKAVGYKPDGTLIMAYDYKLARQALRSAIEEANRLLAEIHGFGCLVKDVDLGLVDFPAQLDGKPVLLCWRLGEPRVAYYHGEHEGFRGRKPLPPRASFQHRPASRPRPAASAAEGAGRGGVQAPDMRTNRPAPAGGCPDADDQGRDDGCGPDASRR; encoded by the coding sequence ATGCCTGCAGGGGGCCGCAAGTTCTTCACGCCGGAGGAGGCCACCGCCCTGCTGCCCGTCATCCGGCAGCGCCTGTTGCGCCTGCGCCGGCTCTACCAGAAGGCCCGCCAGTCCTATCGGGAGATGGAACAGATCAAGGCCGTCGGCTACAAGCCCGACGGCACCCTGATCATGGCCTACGACTATAAGCTGGCGCGCCAGGCGCTGCGGTCCGCGATCGAGGAGGCGAACCGGCTGCTGGCCGAGATCCACGGCTTCGGCTGCCTGGTCAAGGACGTGGACCTTGGGCTGGTCGATTTCCCCGCCCAGCTCGACGGCAAGCCGGTGCTGCTCTGCTGGCGGCTGGGCGAGCCCCGGGTGGCCTACTACCACGGCGAGCACGAGGGGTTCCGCGGCCGCAAGCCCTTGCCACCCCGTGCGAGCTTCCAGCACCGCCCCGCCTCCCGGCCCCGCCCTGCCGCGTCGGCCGCCGAGGGTGCCGGCCGCGGTGGGGTCCAGGCTCCCGACATGCGGACGAACCGGCCGGCGCCCGCCGGCGGGTGCCCGGACGCAGACGACCAGGGACGCGACGACGGGTGCGGCCCTGACGCTTCCCGCCGTTAG
- a CDS encoding aspartate ammonia-lyase, with amino-acid sequence MAEQAYRIERDSMGAMRVPAAALYGAQTQRAVENFPISGIRFPRPFIRALGLIKRAAAETNAELGLLDRRIADAIVQAADEVIEGKLDDHFVLDIFQTGSGTSTNMNANEVIANRAIQILGGELGSRSVHPNDHVNMGQSSNDVIPSAIHIAALEQIERKLIPALEALRQALAEKAKAFDDVIKIGRTHLQDATPIRLGQEFSGYASMVEHGLRRLRAVREHLAELALGGTAVGTGINTHPEFPRRTIARIAEATGLPFREAENHFEAQGSRDAVVEASGQLRTVATSLMKIANDIRWLGSGPRCGIGEILIPPTQPGSSIMPGKVNPVMSEMLMMVCAQVIGNDTAIAVSNTHGNFELNVMMPVMAHNLLQSIEILANGVATFTERCVRGIEANRERCEALIEGSLAMVTSLVPRLGYDTAAEIAKEAYATGRTVRQLVLEKGLLSEEEAARLLDPRRMTEPGRAE; translated from the coding sequence GTGGCAGAGCAGGCCTACCGCATCGAGCGCGACTCCATGGGTGCGATGCGGGTTCCCGCCGCGGCGCTCTACGGCGCCCAGACCCAGCGGGCCGTGGAGAACTTCCCCATCAGCGGCATCCGGTTCCCCCGCCCCTTCATCCGGGCCCTCGGCCTGATCAAGCGCGCGGCGGCCGAGACCAACGCTGAGCTCGGCCTCTTGGACCGGCGCATCGCCGACGCCATCGTCCAGGCGGCCGACGAGGTCATCGAGGGCAAGCTCGACGACCACTTCGTGCTGGACATCTTCCAGACCGGCTCGGGCACCTCGACCAACATGAACGCCAACGAGGTGATCGCCAACCGGGCCATCCAGATCCTCGGCGGCGAGCTGGGGTCGCGCAGCGTCCACCCCAATGACCACGTCAACATGGGTCAGTCCAGCAACGACGTGATCCCCAGCGCCATCCACATCGCCGCCTTGGAGCAGATCGAGCGCAAGCTGATCCCCGCCCTCGAGGCGCTGCGCCAGGCCCTGGCCGAGAAGGCGAAGGCCTTCGACGACGTGATCAAGATCGGCCGCACCCACCTGCAGGACGCCACGCCCATCCGCCTCGGTCAGGAGTTCTCAGGTTACGCCAGCATGGTCGAACACGGCCTGCGCCGGCTGCGCGCCGTGCGCGAGCACCTGGCCGAGCTGGCCCTCGGCGGCACGGCGGTGGGCACCGGCATCAACACCCATCCCGAGTTCCCGCGCCGCACCATCGCCCGCATCGCCGAGGCGACGGGCCTGCCCTTCCGCGAGGCGGAGAACCACTTCGAGGCCCAGGGCTCCCGGGACGCGGTGGTCGAGGCCAGCGGGCAGCTGCGGACCGTCGCCACCAGCCTGATGAAGATCGCCAACGACATCCGCTGGCTGGGCTCCGGCCCCCGCTGCGGCATCGGCGAGATCCTGATCCCGCCGACCCAGCCGGGTTCGTCCATCATGCCGGGCAAGGTCAACCCCGTCATGTCCGAGATGCTGATGATGGTCTGCGCCCAGGTCATCGGCAACGACACGGCCATCGCCGTCAGCAACACCCACGGCAACTTCGAGCTCAACGTGATGATGCCGGTGATGGCCCACAACCTGCTGCAGTCCATCGAGATCCTGGCCAACGGCGTCGCCACCTTCACCGAGCGCTGCGTGCGCGGCATCGAGGCCAACCGGGAGCGCTGCGAGGCGCTGATCGAGGGATCGCTGGCCATGGTGACGTCGCTGGTGCCGCGCCTGGGGTACGACACGGCGGCGGAGATCGCCAAGGAGGCCTACGCCACCGGCCGCACGGTGCGCCAGCTGGTCCTGGAGAAGGGCCTGCTGTCGGAAGAGGAGGCGGCCCGCCTGCTGGACCCGCGGCGCATGACCGAACCCGGCCGGGCCGAGTGA
- the lipB gene encoding lipoyl(octanoyl) transferase LipB, with protein sequence MSGDLRVTWLPGLTPYEPAWRLQERLAQARAEGLLPDLFLLLQHPPVYTVGRSGRDEEILLDPVARRRRGVQVFHIDRGGKVTYHGPGQLVGYGIVDLKNLPGGLRRYVRGLEEALVATLGRFGIAAHREDGLVGVWVGREKIAAIGIRVRRGVTWHGFALNVDPDLSYFGGIIPCGITDRGVTSMGRLLGKAPPLDQVARVAAEELARVLERRLEWTPSLDWLRPWGFPLVSAPTAG encoded by the coding sequence ATGAGCGGCGACCTGCGCGTCACGTGGCTGCCGGGGCTGACCCCCTACGAGCCCGCCTGGCGGCTGCAGGAGCGCCTGGCGCAGGCCCGCGCGGAAGGCCTCCTGCCGGACCTGTTCCTCTTGCTGCAGCACCCGCCGGTCTACACCGTGGGCCGCAGCGGCCGGGACGAGGAGATCCTGCTGGATCCCGTCGCGCGGCGGCGCCGGGGGGTCCAGGTGTTCCACATCGACCGGGGCGGCAAGGTGACCTATCACGGGCCGGGTCAGTTGGTGGGCTACGGCATCGTCGATCTGAAGAACCTGCCGGGCGGCCTCCGCCGCTACGTCCGCGGCCTCGAAGAGGCGCTGGTCGCCACCCTCGGGCGGTTCGGCATCGCGGCCCACCGGGAGGACGGGCTCGTCGGGGTCTGGGTGGGCCGGGAGAAGATCGCGGCCATCGGGATCCGCGTCCGTCGCGGCGTCACCTGGCACGGCTTCGCCTTGAACGTCGACCCGGACCTCTCCTACTTCGGCGGGATCATCCCCTGCGGCATCACCGACCGGGGCGTGACGTCCATGGGGCGTCTGCTGGGCAAGGCGCCGCCCCTGGACCAGGTGGCGCGGGTGGCGGCCGAAGAGCTGGCGCGCGTCCTGGAGCGCCGGCTGGAGTGGACGCCCTCGCTGGACTGGCTCCGACCCTGGGGGTTCCCGCTCGTCTCGGCCCCAACCGCGGGCTGA
- a CDS encoding translation initiation factor IF-2, translated as MTTYAKLLRAAATLKRVRAGLDSLAARAQTEEERERLRRAAAQARVMEQGLERRIRQVAAEEPEYARQSPGGALMGEQGAVADGQRSGDDRAGDEGGTPPSGSREGARRPRGTGEAAAGEATVVGRGTAGGRGAAGGRE; from the coding sequence ATGACCACCTATGCCAAGCTGCTGCGGGCGGCGGCGACCCTGAAGCGCGTGCGCGCCGGCCTCGACTCGCTGGCCGCCCGGGCGCAGACGGAGGAGGAGCGGGAACGGCTGCGCCGTGCTGCGGCCCAGGCACGGGTGATGGAACAAGGGCTGGAGCGCCGGATCCGCCAGGTGGCGGCGGAAGAACCGGAATACGCGCGCCAGTCGCCGGGTGGCGCGCTGATGGGGGAGCAGGGGGCCGTCGCCGACGGGCAGCGATCGGGGGACGACCGTGCCGGCGACGAAGGAGGGACCCCCCCGAGCGGTTCGCGGGAGGGTGCGCGACGCCCCCGGGGCACCGGCGAGGCTGCGGCCGGCGAGGCCACGGTGGTCGGGCGCGGGACCGCGGGAGGACGCGGCGCGGCGGGCGGCCGGGAGTAG
- a CDS encoding ECF transporter S component, with the protein MVRRMVRLALLSSMAFLLMLWEVQLTPLLPFIPTYLKYDPGDLPVLMGGFAFGPAAGASVALVKDLLFLFSGKSTAGWIGVSANLLASIAYVVPAAWVYRRLGTRWALGLAMLVGTVSTSAVMAVANYFVFLPLWGVPAGQVGTTVVTAITPFNLIKGLLTGILALVAYPRLARVLDDPVFAAPAEAPLAKEAAEEGRRP; encoded by the coding sequence GTGGTTCGGCGCATGGTGCGCCTCGCGCTGCTTTCCTCCATGGCGTTCCTCCTCATGCTGTGGGAGGTCCAGCTGACGCCGCTGCTGCCCTTCATCCCCACCTACCTCAAGTACGACCCCGGGGATCTGCCCGTACTGATGGGGGGCTTCGCCTTCGGTCCCGCGGCGGGGGCCAGCGTGGCCCTGGTGAAGGACCTGCTCTTCCTCTTCTCCGGCAAGTCGACTGCCGGCTGGATCGGCGTCTCCGCCAACCTGCTGGCCAGCATCGCCTACGTCGTGCCCGCGGCGTGGGTCTACCGGCGGCTGGGGACCCGCTGGGCGTTGGGGCTCGCGATGCTGGTGGGCACGGTGAGCACCAGCGCGGTGATGGCCGTGGCCAACTACTTCGTCTTCCTGCCCCTGTGGGGGGTGCCGGCCGGCCAGGTGGGGACCACCGTGGTCACGGCGATCACCCCGTTCAACCTGATCAAGGGCCTGCTCACCGGGATCCTGGCGCTGGTGGCCTACCCGCGGCTGGCGCGGGTGCTGGACGACCCGGTCTTCGCCGCCCCGGCGGAGGCGCCGTTGGCCAAGGAGGCCGCCGAGGAGGGACGTCGCCCCTAG
- a CDS encoding DUF4363 family protein — protein MKTRRYVIFAVLVALGLAILVAPTYFRKPLTPSGPVGRGIAETLAAVRAGDWDRASALAARLESEWKRVKVPIAINSDATAIREFEAQLATLRAAIELRDRAAAVTALALMTTLVEDLGTY, from the coding sequence ATGAAGACACGGCGATACGTGATCTTTGCCGTGCTGGTGGCGCTCGGCTTGGCGATCCTGGTGGCACCGACCTACTTCCGCAAGCCGCTGACCCCCAGCGGTCCGGTGGGACGCGGCATCGCAGAGACCCTGGCGGCGGTTCGGGCGGGCGACTGGGATCGCGCCAGCGCCCTGGCTGCGCGCCTGGAGTCCGAATGGAAGCGGGTCAAGGTGCCCATCGCCATCAACAGCGACGCCACCGCGATCCGGGAGTTCGAAGCGCAGCTGGCCACCCTGCGGGCGGCCATCGAGCTGCGGGATCGGGCGGCGGCGGTGACGGCGCTGGCGCTGATGACGACCCTGGTGGAGGATCTGGGCACCTACTGA